The Lysinibacillus timonensis nucleotide sequence TTTCAGTAAGTGATAAGGTAAAAAATGAACGTGTAAAATTTGCTACAGCACAAGGAGCAACAACTGGTTTTGGTGGTATTTTTACTTTAGTAGCTGATATCCCACTCGTATTAGGTACTGCGTTAAAAACATTACAAGAAATTGCGATCATACACGGTTATGACCCGAATGATAAACAAGAGCGCGTGTTTATTGTAAAATGTATGCAATTTGCATCGGCAGACATCGTTGGGAAAGAAGCGATTTTAAAAGAGCTTGCCGCAATGAATGAAAATAAAAATGCATCACAAGATATGATTTCCCAACTAAAGGGATGGCAAGAAGTGTTCTTTACTTATCGAGACCAATTCGGTTGGAAAAAGCTATTTCAAATGATCCCAATCGCAGGAATGATCTTCGGTGCCTTTGCTAATAAAGGGATGATTCAAGACGTATCAGAAGCAGGTATTATGTTATATCGAAAACGTAGAATTTATGAAAAATTACATGCTTTAGAGTCAAATACACAAAATAATATTACAGAATAAATAATCGGTTTGTCTTTACATCATGTGAAGGCAAACCTTTTTGTTTATACATAACAATCCTCCCCTATTGTCATACTACAAAGTAAAGGAGATGACGTAATGTCTATTGTCGATAAAATGCTGAAGAATTTAGAGCGTTTTACGGATGTTTCGGCTTATGGGTTTATGAATCATCAAGAGGAAATCTCCGAGGAATTTCATCATTCTGGCGAACGGCTTTCGCTAAAGACTGAAACTGAAAAGCCAAATTCAAATGAACAAAAACAGTAATAGTTTACGGATATAGTTGAAAATGATTCATTCATTGTGGAAATAATTTTTTTCTAGGCTTGTCTTGATTTGTCTATCAAGGCAAGCCTGTTTCGTTACATAAAGAAGTTCGAATGCACTCATATTAAAGAGAAAAGAAAAGGAGTTGATAACATGACAATCATCGATAAGAAAATCAAGAAAAATAATGCTTGCAGTGCATGCAATAGACAGTCTTCCAATGTGAAAAGCCATGAGGAAATTGCCAAGGAATTTATGCCAAATCAGAATGGGAAACAAGTGAAATCGATTATGGAATTCGCCATGGAATTTATGCCATTCAATAAGCTAGCAAAAAACAAGTCAAATTCCGCTGGGTCATCTAAAAAGGGTTCGAAATTTAAGTCACAACTCGAAATCGCACAAGACTTTATGCCAAATATGGAAGCGAATAAAGCAAATGGAAATATTTCAGGAAACGGGAAAACAAAATCCATCGTGGAATTTGCAAAAGAGTTTATACCATTTAATTTATTGCCGAAAATGAAGAAAAATAAAACAGGTGGCATGAGTTCCTCTAAGAAGTCGCAAGGTCAACCGGCGATTGAGGAGTTTGCAAACGAGTTCTTCCAATCAAATGCACAAGCTAGTAATTCTGGTGGTAATTCATCCAATGGCTCTTCGGATAAAGCCATTGAGCAATTTGCAAAACAATTTCTAAATGTGCAAGCAAGTAAAAGTTCCGGTGGTGCTAACGGCTCTCAAGGGTATTCTTATGAAGAAATTGCGAAAGAATTTATCCCAACGAACGCTGCAAGCAACAAAAATTCAAACAAACTTGGTTCCTCTTCTGCGACACAAAGCCAAAAGTTAAAGACTCAACAGGAAATAGCGAAAGAATTTATTCCCTTTAATGTTCAAGCGAGTAGTAATTCAAATAAATTAGCATCAGGAAGTATTGCAAAGAACGCTAAGATAAAATCCCATGAAGAAATCGCAAAAGAGTTCATGCCAACAAATGCCAAAACGAATACTCAAGCTACTGCTAGCGCAACAAAAAGTTCACAACTAAAATCCCAACAAGAAATAGCAAAAGAATTTATGCCTACAAGTGCAACAGGTAAAACAAATACAACTAAGTCGGCAACAGCTGGCACAGCAAAAGGCTCCCAACCTAAGTCTCATGAAGAAATTGCGAAAGAATTTGGGCAAAGCGACACTAAAAATAAACAAAAGTAATCTAATCTGGCTAATGAATTAAATCGTTGTTTCAGGAAAAACTATTCTCATCAATTCCGATGTTCTGGAGGTTAGATTTATATTCTAACCTCCCTCATTTTTGCATAAAGGAGTTAAAAACGTGCCACTTTTTGAACAGAAAAAGTTAACCTCAAAAAATCTAATGGATCACGAACAAAAACAAAATAACACTGAAGAAACAGCAAAAGAATTTCACCCCGCGAATGAATCAGAAAGAGAAGCATCAAAATTCCAAAAGATGTTGGATATGTACAAAAACTTAGAAATTAAATAAAGGTATACAAACATTGATATATCAACGTTTCTATACCTCTTAAAAAGATGGTCTCGACAGGGCTCGAACCTGCGACCCCCACGTTGTCGACGTGATGCTCTCCCAGCTGAGCTACAAGACCAGATTATATTAACCAAATATTAGCACAAACACTTTATTAAAACAAACCTTTTTTTAAGCTAAAACTCCCCTAAATTCGACAGACTTTCTAATCAAATTCAGGGGAATCTTTTTTTGATTGTTCTTATTCTTTCGCTGTTATCAACTTGTTAGTTTTCGTTATAAAAATACAATACTTTACAATCCTTTATAGAATTTGTTCCCTATTATTGAATTAAGATCCGCATAGCTGTTGAAAATCGTTATTCAATTAGACATCCGTTTAGCTTAATAAAATTCCAAAGAAAATAACAATTGTCAAAAACGTTGATAATCCCAAAGTAATTATTACAGTAGTTATACTCCTTGCCATTCCTTTCCAATCCTCAACACCCGCAAAGCCTATTAATCCTAAAAAGAAAATTATCAATGTAAAATATAAAATTAGACTTAAAGAATGTACCCCCAAAACAGAAGAAGCAATCGGTCCCCAAGAGTTATCTAAAATAAACAAAAAAATACAAATTATTGAAAAGATAAATGCCCAAATGTTAATCTTTTGCATCATTTCAGCATCTCAGCTCCTTTCTACAATGGACGTTTACACATATTACCATGTTCCAACATCATAACCTCACTAAATATACATAATTCCTCAAACTGTGTTAGGAATTGCTAACATTAATAAGGGCCGATTGAAACAGCAAATTTCATATACTAAACAAAAATTATGTTCTATCATTTATATACACTTCTTTTAATTAATTTATTATTGATACTAATCCATCTGAATAACGATATTTGTTATTTGTAACATTTGAGATTACAGTCCATTCTTCATAACTTGAAAAAAAACTAGGTTTTTGAATTTCTAAATCGGTAATCAAAACTTCTCTGTCTTCAAAATTACTAATATAGTATCGAACTTCACTGATAACTAATTGTTCTCGTTCATTAGTCTTTTTTTCATAGACACCAAGCGCAATAACTAAAACTAATGATAAGAAGAATCCTATTAACAAAAGAGTTTTTTTCATTGACCTAATCCTTTCCTTTAACAACTCACACCAATGCTAACATCGATTTCCATTTTCTTGCAATAATTTACATTGAAAAATCTTAAAAAGAGCTATTTCCACCTATTTACATAACTCCCCTTTTAGATTATTTGAACTAGATTGGTGACCACTTATAAATCTTTAAGTGATGCCCTTTCACCAATCTCTTCTAAAGCAGTTGTCAATATAAAAAGGTTTTAACAACCGAATCATACTGAGGTTGGTAGAAAAAAATTCCCCCATCTGTTTCAATGGAGGAATTTACTAATAAACAAGCCAGTTGTATACTAATTTATTTTAGATTCTAACTGTTCGAATTCTTCTGGTGTTATATTTTTCGCATCATAGGATTACTTCATTGCTATCAAGATTCTTACCAGGAAAACTGAAAGTAATATGAATCAAAGTATAAGGTGGACTAATAGCTTCTTTGTAACCTACAACTCTTAATGTTACATTCATAGTGACCTTCTTTACTATTGTGTTCAATCTTTTCAATTCGAGCAGCAGTAAATAATTGTTTATTACCATGAGACATGGCTTCAAGAATAGGTTGTCCCAATTCGCGTAAAACGCTAACTCTAAATTACTCAGTGTTTTATCTTGAGGTATATTCTATATAGTCGAATTTGCAGAAACAGCATTAAACAGCTATTAGATTTATTATTAAAGAGAAATATATTATGAATTATTTCATTTCAAAATCCTCCAGAAATTAATCATACTAATTATCTGGAGAAGATCTAATTTTATGCACGTAATTTACAAAATATTACTTTTTCAATTTTCTTAAACGCCTTTTTAGGATGTATTTTTAAGATTTTCACAATAATCCACTTATCGTATATGAATATTTTCTCATAATTGCTTTTGTGTTTTTGCCCTTATACACTAGACGATTACTTCCCCAATAGGTCCTTTAATAGAACAAAATAATTCGGCTAATTAAATAAAGTAGAATATCAGGGAATGTGTTCTTCTTTTTTCCTAACGTTGCCCGAAAGTATTATATATCTTTATGACTGTACTCAAGTACTAATGTTCCACTTGAGCCGACATGCATTAAAATAGTTTCCAATCCTTGTTTGTTCGTTGGCTCTTCCCAAGTTTCTACTTGAATCTTTAGTTCAAATTCAAATGGTCTATCTTTGGCGTTATCAGTAATGCGCTTCAATTCCAATATTTTTACGGAGGTTAAATGAAAGTTACGGTGCTCCCCATAATAACCTGCTATATCATTAGCAACATCTTTTGATATAAGGGTTAAAAGAGCATCCTGATATAGAGTTTCTTGTGATTCTGTTGTACCTTCTCCAGAAACATTTATAGTAAAAGTAGATAGCGACAAAAATAAAATTAATAATACAGTTCGTTTCATACAAGGGACTCCTTTGTTAAATTCAAACGTAAGTTTCTCCTTATTAATATATTGTGTCCCATTTGATTAACTAAATTAAGTAAGTTAAAAATAGCTTTCTCTGACTTTTCTACCTTAAAAATCGACTTACTTTTTCTTTTGTTGTTGCGTTAATGTAGATCCTCCAGCTAATAGTTTCAAACATCTACGGTCTCCTTTAATTAACATAAACTAGCCCCAAGGCTTATCCCTAATTGTTCTGAATATAAAGAAAAAGCACAATTTCAACTCTGAATTGTGCCGATTATTGAAAAACGTAATTTAACAGTGCAGTTAGCTGAAGATATCCCTAACAACATGCTTCTAATCAATAGAATTAGCCATCTGAACTAATATTTCAGGGGTTATCTTATGAGAAATTCTTTTATCTATACTAAACCTATATTGCAGATTATCTTTTTCAAAGACCAATAAGTTTGCACCATCTGTACTTATAAAGTACGCCGTGTTACCATCACTTAGCCTATATTCTTTGATAACTTTATAATCCAAATCCAATATCTCAATTTTATTCTTTAAGTGTCTTATATTAATCATGAAGCTGTTCTCAAATATTTGTTCATTTATATACTCCATTTCAAAAAGATCATTACCATACCATCATTAGTTCGTGCAAATACGTGAGTAAAGACAACAGGTGGGACTCTTAATGGCAGTTGTAAATCATGGTTATAACGGTGTTCAAAATCTTTTACAGCTTCTTCAACAGACTTATAACCAATTTCAAGGAAATTTTCTTCAAAAGTTAGATGTTGGTCAGTAGAGTTTGCAATTACGTTCCCACTATATACTCCATAAATAACGGTATATTTAAGAATTGCAGTAGTAAACTTTTCATTTTAACCACCTTAGTTTTGAACTATTTTAACCAAGTTTTTTATACTATCCTTATTCCAGTAAATGTCCATGCTCATAAGAAAGATGGTTTTATTATTAAAGCACCAAATGCTAAATAACCTGAAAGCTGCAAAAGGTTATATTTTTGACTTCACTAACCAATTTTTCATAACTTGTTCTGCGCTTGCTTCTGTTGGCATTCTTAAGAAATTCTTGTTTAACTGCTCTATATCAGACTCAAAAAAAGGATCTTGTCATTAGTATTTTTTGCATAATAACAATAACCTTCATATTCGATTTGATTTACAAATACTGTAGGATGTTCGTGTTGCACCGTGCAAAGAATCATCTCAGTATTTAAATTAGCATAAATAGATTCAACTTGGTGTAAAAAATCTTTGTGTATAGGAATGGCTGGGGCGTTTATATATTCTCGTTGTTCGTCTCCAAAGTATCGTTCTTCAACAAAAATCAGATAATAATCCGATTCTCTAAACGTTTCTTTTTCACGTTCTTTCAGGAATAGATTTTTGAATTTATTTGATAGTTTATGTAAATGTCGATGTGGAGGAATATTCTCTCCAAATAATAGTAATATTAATTTTTCCATTTAATACTCCTAACTTCTACCTTTGCGAAAACTAATGTAAAACATTTAAGCTTTATGAGCTTAATAATCAATAGAATTAGCTATCTGAATTAAGATTTCGGGTGTTACTTTATCAACTCTTTTATCAACATACAACACATATTGCCACTGATTACTTTCGAATGCTAACATTTTAAAAACAAAATCTGGCTCTATATATAAAGCATCATTTCCATTTTTTAGTTTAAAGACTTTTATTCCATACATATCGCTAAATTCTATTTTATGTTCAATAGGTCGAACAGTAATTTTATAGTGGTTTTCAGGTATCTGATCGCTGATAAATTTAACCTCAAAGTAATCGTTGATGTCATCATCTAAATTGTGAAATCTACCAAACTGATGGCTAAATTTTAATGGTGGTATTCTAAGTGGTAAATTAAGTTCTTGTTTGAAATGTTGTTCAAATTCAGTTAATGCACCTTCAACTGTCTTGTATCCTCCTTCAGTAAATAATTCCTCAAAAGATGGCGTAACATCTGTTTTTCCGTAAACCTGTCCATAATTTGTTCCAAAAATTAAGATACTGAATAAAATGAATAATATGAAAGAAACACTTTTGTTCAATTTCATCACCCTAAATTATATTTGGGTATAGTTTGTCCATATCAGTTACAGTTATCATTATTCAAGTAAAGGCCCTAAAATGAAAAATTGGCACTCATCCTAGTTCTAAGATTGCGCCCTATTATTGAATATCGTTTAAAATAGCACTCTTTTGGCCACTAAATACATGATTAACCTCAAAATAGTAGTGAAAATATAAACACTGAAAAGAATAACACACAAATTGAAACTATGATTAGTACTACTTTCATAAGCTTTGCTGGTAGAAGTCTTAATAAAATGTTAGCAAAGAAAATCATAAGTACCTGACCAAATGAATCATATGTAGAATCTTTGATATAATCTTTTTGTTTATGAATTTCACTATTAAAATGTCGTAATGTCCAATATAAAAGGGCTATACCTGAAATCAGCACTAATAACCCTGCAAAACTAATATACATAACGAAGTTCCTTTATTTTTCTTATTTGAACTAAGTTTTAACTTTTAACATCTTTGCTTTTATTAAAAATGATTTTCTTTTTCTAGGCGTTATACAATTATATGACCTCTATCGTGAAGAAAAGGAACATTTCTTATTCTTGAAATTGCAGGATTATTGAATATTAAAAGACAAGAAAGCAGCAAAATAATTGCAAGTATTTTCTAAAAAAGAACTAAAAGTCACTAATTAGGCCATATCGATTTTCTTTACCCATCCAAGAACTGACATCACGCCATTTTATACTCTTAGCAGAAAGCCAGCTAGTTTCAGTAAGCATTGAGTTTTCGGGTTCCCAATTATAGTCATTAGCCCAATAAAGCAAACCTTTGTGTAAAATCAGTTTTGCATCATAAATAATTGAATCATAATTATCTGGACTTGGAACAATATGAAATTGAGCTACATCCTTAAATAATAATTCGATTGCCGAAGGGTTATGATACTGTCTTTGGAAAAGGATTCGGACATTAGTTTCAGGTACCGGAGACATCGATAAATTATCATCAACATAACTCTCAGTCCACATATACAATTCTTTTAAACAACTATCATGAAAGCCACCAAACGTTTGCAAAAGATTTTCAATATCTTTATTATTCTTAATTTCAAACCATTCCATAGGGATATTCAACTCCTATTACTTGTTTTCCATCAACATTTAGATTTAGGGGTTTTTGTTTTTACTCGACTTCCAGAAAATGATACCAATACATAATAAAAGAGCACAATTTCCTCTGGAAAATGAGCCCATTAGTTTAATAACTTTGATTCTGCAAGTACTCTTATGTAATCCGTACCCCAAATCCCCAAAGTTTCATATTTCTCCCATTCCTCTTTTTTAATTGGTCCTATTTCTTTTAACCCTTTCATTAATTTACAATATTCAGGTTGGGAGCCTGTTTGAGAACGAAAATAGTTAGGTTCAATAGAGTCTAACTCCAATGGACGGTACCCAGTGACCATACCGTCTAACCCAGTTTCGTATATGCAATTAATGTGTGCTACTCCTTGAATTAAAGTTTTTGACCCTGCAATTGCTTCTGATGTAGGAGGAACACTATCTATCCAATCCATCAAACCAGCAAGGAAAGTCCTTGTTGGCGAGGCACTATATTCTCCAGTAACCTGTATAACTCTACCGCAAGCAAACATTCCATTATGTAAAGGGATCGGCCAGAATTGACCTGGTATCAGTTTTTTATTTGATTTTGGTTTAAAAGGATAATTAATACTCAAATGTTTTCTCCAATCATTTTTATTACATTATAACAAGATTCTTAATCAGTATGGTCCTTAAACGAAAAAGACACTTTCCTTATTCAAGGGAAGCACCCAATTGTTCAATAAGCACATACTTTATTTAGAAGAGGAAACAATACGACTGACAATCTAATCGAATTTGTAAAAAATCTAAATTGCTTGTATTCAATCAAAACGTAGTGGTTTTATTTTGGTATTTCTTTAACTTGAAAATCCAATGCAACGACGTAAGAACACGTTCCCTGTTCCCAAGTAACTAATATCTCATAAACCATTGGACCTTTTTCTTTTACATCTTCAAAATCATTATAAGTAGCATATATTATACCGTTATGCCAAACTCTTATTTCATAATTAAGTGGTGCAATTTCGAAGTTTAGTGTGATTGGTTCACTTAAATTAACTTTCACAGCATCTTCTACGTTAACTGATTGTGTTGGTGGAAGAGAATCAGCTTCAATACCTACCAATTGTCCAGTTTTGGAGTCTAAGTAACTCCAACGGTAACCACCTTGTCTTGTTTCAAGTACTTTTTCACCAAATGTAATTGTTAATGTAGGTGGTTTCTCGGTGTGAATCAAATTAACGTCTTGTTTTTTTTCATTACCACTTAAAGCATCATTTTGTATTGTATTACTTTCATTTGAAATACTACAACCTGCTGCAAATAGCATCCACATCACAATAATTAAATAAAGTCCTTTCAAACTATCCTCCCCCTTTGAGTTAGGCATATATAGTAAAGTTTCATAATCCTTGTTATACTATCCTGCCCCGTAAGTTGAAGTGCATTTCTTCACAATCTCACCTAAATGTTAACATAAATAACCAGTTTTATTTAAAACTTTTATTTCTGTTAAATCGCCCTTTAATTAAAAAAGCACTACCCTTATTCAAGGATAGCGCACGTTTATTGAAAAAAGATTGCTCTTTTTTAATCTTTAAAATCACTTTCATAAGGATTAGCGTATAAATCTACATCAAATTCAGCTTCGATACTGGAAGCAAATTTTATTATTTCTCTATCCATATATAAAGCAGGCGTATTTCCATTTTCTATTATAATAACAATAAAGAATTTACAATCTAAAAAATACGTTTCTTTAATTTCGTTAATGGTTAATGTCTTATTTTGTAATTTACCTACAATTTCTTGGAGTTGCTTATTAACATCAAGTGAGTTTTGGTAGCCTGTTCCTAAATCCCAACTTGTTTCTTTTCTATAACGGATCGTTGAACGATTTGGAATTAAATCGCCTTTTTTATAAGTCTCAGTAGGAATTACTTTTAACTTTTCCGTAACCTCATCTATTGGAAATTCATCTCCATATAAGCTGAAATACACTTTTACTTGAATTTTAGACAAGTTTATTTACACCTCTCAGTAAGTGTTAACCTTAATATTAAATTTATTTATTGAATGAAATTCCTGGAAATGGCCCTTAAACTAAAGAAATAGTTCAATTCTTTCTACGCCCTTTAGTTAAATCAGAAATTTTGAAGGCAGAGGTGAGGAAGTGTGGATTTTAGTATCTGAAGCGTCGATCTCTCCTGTTAATTTTTCATATTCGCAATGGTTATGTCGCTTACAACCAAACAAATAGCAGGCTCCGGTTATTGAAGGTTCAAATTCTATCAAGGGGATCTGTCCAGATGAAATTCGATCGACCATATTTTTATAGTTGTTCTTCTCTTCAAGTAACTGCTGAATATTTTCTTCTTTATCATTTTCTGACCAATTTTCATCACATTCCTCTTCATAAGCCATTTTAATTTCTTCATCTTTTTGTTGAATGGCTTCATGTATTACTTCATTGATGCGCATGAAATTTTTCATATTAAAAAGAGAATAGATAAACCTACTAACCCAATAAGGATTTTTCACGTATTCTTTCCACCCTTTTTCAAACCAAAGGACTGCTTTATCAAAACATTTCATTTCAGCATACAAATCAGCAACTGCAACTTCCCCTACATAGTCTTCCAAATCTGTATTAAAGGCATCTAATTTCTCTTCCGCTTCTTTTTTCATACCAAGATCAATTAAACACTTAACATGACTGAACATCGCATCATCTGAATCTTTTGCAGCAAGTAGAAAAAAGTTAGCAGCCTCCTCGTTATCCCCAAGATAATACTTTGCCACAGCCAAATTATGGAAAGCTTCATTGGAAAATTGAATCGATATGGACATTAATAATGCATCTGAAGCAAGTTTCCACTTTTTTTGTCTTAAAAAAATTTCCCCAAGTAAATTATAAGGGAAATACGAGTTTGGATTCATAGCAATGACTTCTTTGATTAATTCGAGGGCTTTTAAATCATCCTCTTGTTCATAGCTGTACATCCAAGCAAGATTATTCAGTGACTGTATATTTCTAGATTCACTTATTGCTTTTCGAAAAAGTTCTAAGGCCTCATCATATTCATTTTGTTCAAATAACTCAATAGCCTTTTGGTTAGTATTCAATTGTCTACCCCCGATTTCCACGATTTTTATTATATAACATATTTCTTCGAGTATTAAATTCAGTATTTATTAGAAACAATACAATTAATTTTGATAAAGGTGTAAGAGGTGCGTTTAGGAGAATGAAAAAGATATTAAGCACTTTTGTACTATCCCTTGTTCTTATTACTTCTTTTCAAACAACAACTGTTTCGTCAGTCAAACCAACTCAAGATTCTGAAGAGCTTAGACTACAGGATATGCTTATGCTAATGCTTACTCCTTAT carries:
- a CDS encoding Imm26 family immunity protein; translated protein: MSINYPFKPKSNKKLIPGQFWPIPLHNGMFACGRVIQVTGEYSASPTRTFLAGLMDWIDSVPPTSEAIAGSKTLIQGVAHINCIYETGLDGMVTGYRPLELDSIEPNYFRSQTGSQPEYCKLMKGLKEIGPIKKEEWEKYETLGIWGTDYIRVLAESKLLN
- a CDS encoding DUF4279 domain-containing protein; amino-acid sequence: MSKIQVKVYFSLYGDEFPIDEVTEKLKVIPTETYKKGDLIPNRSTIRYRKETSWDLGTGYQNSLDVNKQLQEIVGKLQNKTLTINEIKETYFLDCKFFIVIIIENGNTPALYMDREIIKFASSIEAEFDVDLYANPYESDFKD
- a CDS encoding EcsC family protein — translated: METKEELQTYLTEIEAWEDDQKGLFFWEKLGRLPFKLLDKITPKFIQEKIGILVNELGSYIQTGGKYLISEQAIIKKFQKTIVNYDLQTIDDISKLPLKDMISVSDKVKNERVKFATAQGATTGFGGIFTLVADIPLVLGTALKTLQEIAIIHGYDPNDKQERVFIVKCMQFASADIVGKEAILKELAAMNENKNASQDMISQLKGWQEVFFTYRDQFGWKKLFQMIPIAGMIFGAFANKGMIQDVSEAGIMLYRKRRIYEKLHALESNTQNNITE
- a CDS encoding DUF3888 domain-containing protein, with amino-acid sequence MKRTVLLILFLSLSTFTINVSGEGTTESQETLYQDALLTLISKDVANDIAGYYGEHRNFHLTSVKILELKRITDNAKDRPFEFELKIQVETWEEPTNKQGLETILMHVGSSGTLVLEYSHKDI